One Arvicanthis niloticus isolate mArvNil1 chromosome 3, mArvNil1.pat.X, whole genome shotgun sequence DNA segment encodes these proteins:
- the LOC117706300 gene encoding putative mitochondrial import inner membrane translocase subunit Tim8 A-B encodes MESSWSSSGGGLGSTDPQLQRFMEMEVQKQRVQLLIHHMTELCWEKCMDKPGPKLDGRAELCLVNCVERFIDTSQFILNRLEQTQKARPLFAESLSD; translated from the coding sequence ATGGAGTCCTCTTGGTCTTCCTCGGGAGGCGGCCTGGGATCTACAGACCCACAGCTGCAGCGTTTCATGGAGATGGAGGTGCAGAAGCAGCGGGTGCAGCTGCTCATCCACCACATGACGGAGCTCTGCTGGGAGAAGTGCATGGACAAGCCGGGGCCCAAGCTGGATGGCCGGGCCGAGCTCTGCTTGGTGAACTGCGTCGAGCGCTTCATCGATACGAGCCAGTTCATCTTGAATCGACTGGAGCAGACCCAGAAGGCCAGACCATTGTTCGCAGAAAGCCTTTCCGACTGA